One genomic window of Moorella glycerini includes the following:
- a CDS encoding cell division protein ZapA: MPQAERQIPVQDRTTVNINGQDYIVKGEAPEYIQMLASYVDKKMRQVSQKFPHYPPVKVAVLAALNIADELYKVQQDYDTLVKLIQEEKRG; encoded by the coding sequence TTGCCCCAGGCCGAGCGGCAGATCCCGGTACAGGACCGGACCACTGTCAACATCAATGGGCAGGATTATATTGTCAAGGGGGAAGCGCCGGAATATATCCAGATGCTGGCATCCTATGTAGACAAAAAGATGCGCCAGGTCAGCCAGAAGTTCCCCCATTATCCCCCGGTAAAGGTGGCCGTGCTCGCGGCCCTGAATATTGCCGATGAACTCTATAAAGTCCAGCAGGATTACGATACCCTGGTAAAATTGATACAGGAGGAAAAACGGGGTTGA
- the pheT gene encoding phenylalanine--tRNA ligase subunit beta: MRVPYKWLQQYVAVDLPPEELAEKLTMAGLAVENIENLAPDFQGVVAGRIEAITPHPNAEHLVICRVDTGRELQLVTGAPNVYAGQTVAVALEGARLPAGKEIRRATFRGVASEGMLCSAQELGLDASLISPADREGILTLPPDAPPGADAAEVLGLNDVVLVLELTPNRADCLSILGVAREVAALTGVPLRLPEIAVREDERRIEDLAAVEIEAPDLCARYVARLVSGVRIGPSPGWLQACLRAAGMRPINNVVDITNFVMLEMGQPLHAFDYDLLQQHRIIVRRAAAEEKIKTLDDVERELDPEMLVIADAARPVAVAGVMGGLETEVTPETANILIESAHFDGASIRRTSRKLGLRSEASTRFERGVNLEGAAAAADRAARLMAELAGGSVARGRLDCYVRKRRPVTILLRPQRVNYLLGTTLTPAAMKELLERLHLEVSGEGPFQVTVPAYRGDLTREIDLVEEIARLYGYDNIPVTLPGNITAREKQTPAQRWEEAGREAAATAGLAEVVTYSFIGPRVLDQLLLPPGHPWRQAVKIQNPLRDEQGIMRPSLLPGLLEVAGRNASRRVLPVAIYELGRVFIPAGRQLPAEPLRLGGLVMGTIDHGWNWPAVEMDFFYLKGIVENILARVKIKGITWEAATAYPFLHPGRAATIKAGELSLGFLGELHPDVLAAFDLPSRACVFELDWDQAGTLNQRQLGYEPLPRFPAVERDLAVVVGDNLPAAAVEEVIKEAGGDLLKSCTLFDVYQGAPIPEGYKSLAYTLVYQLPDRTLTDAEVNAAQGRIQKALEERLGATLRA, encoded by the coding sequence GTGGTTGCTGGGAGAATCGAAGCTATCACCCCTCATCCCAATGCCGAACACCTGGTCATCTGCCGGGTTGATACAGGCCGGGAACTCCAGCTGGTAACAGGGGCGCCCAATGTGTACGCCGGCCAGACGGTGGCCGTAGCCCTGGAGGGAGCGCGGTTACCGGCAGGGAAGGAGATACGCCGGGCTACCTTCCGCGGCGTGGCCTCCGAAGGCATGCTCTGCTCGGCCCAGGAACTGGGGCTGGATGCCAGCCTCATCTCCCCGGCCGACCGGGAAGGGATCCTTACCCTGCCGCCGGATGCTCCCCCGGGTGCTGATGCAGCTGAGGTCCTGGGGCTTAATGATGTCGTCCTGGTGCTGGAACTTACTCCCAACAGGGCCGACTGCCTGAGCATTTTGGGCGTCGCGCGGGAAGTGGCGGCCCTTACCGGTGTACCTTTACGCCTGCCGGAAATTGCCGTCCGGGAAGACGAGCGGCGCATCGAGGATCTCGCGGCCGTGGAAATCGAAGCTCCCGACCTGTGCGCCCGTTATGTGGCCCGCCTGGTGAGCGGGGTGCGCATCGGCCCCTCTCCCGGGTGGCTCCAGGCCTGCTTGCGCGCCGCCGGCATGCGGCCGATTAATAACGTGGTGGATATAACCAACTTTGTCATGCTGGAAATGGGCCAGCCTTTACATGCCTTTGATTACGACCTCCTGCAGCAGCACCGCATTATCGTCCGCCGGGCCGCAGCAGAGGAGAAAATAAAGACCCTGGATGATGTGGAGCGGGAACTGGACCCGGAAATGCTGGTCATTGCCGACGCTGCCCGGCCGGTGGCCGTGGCCGGTGTCATGGGCGGGCTGGAGACGGAGGTTACCCCGGAGACGGCCAACATCCTGATCGAATCCGCCCATTTTGACGGCGCTTCCATTCGCCGCACCTCCCGCAAGCTGGGCCTGCGCTCGGAAGCCTCGACCCGTTTTGAGCGGGGTGTCAACCTGGAAGGGGCAGCCGCAGCCGCCGACCGGGCGGCCCGGCTCATGGCAGAACTGGCCGGCGGCAGCGTGGCCCGGGGCCGGCTGGACTGCTATGTAAGGAAGCGCCGGCCGGTAACAATACTTTTAAGACCGCAACGGGTAAACTACCTCCTGGGGACTACCCTTACGCCGGCGGCCATGAAGGAACTCCTGGAGCGCCTCCACCTGGAAGTCAGCGGGGAAGGGCCTTTCCAGGTAACTGTCCCGGCCTACCGGGGCGACCTGACCCGGGAAATCGACCTGGTGGAAGAAATTGCCCGGCTGTACGGCTATGATAACATCCCGGTGACCCTGCCGGGGAATATCACCGCCCGGGAAAAGCAGACCCCGGCCCAGCGCTGGGAGGAAGCCGGCCGGGAGGCGGCGGCAACGGCCGGCCTGGCGGAAGTCGTTACCTACAGCTTTATCGGTCCCCGCGTCCTGGACCAGCTGCTGCTACCCCCCGGTCACCCCTGGCGGCAGGCGGTAAAAATCCAGAATCCCCTGAGGGATGAGCAGGGTATCATGCGGCCTTCCCTCCTACCCGGTTTGCTGGAGGTGGCCGGGCGTAATGCCAGCCGCCGGGTGCTGCCGGTGGCCATTTATGAACTGGGCCGGGTATTTATTCCCGCGGGCCGGCAGTTACCGGCCGAGCCCTTACGCCTGGGCGGGCTGGTCATGGGGACTATCGACCACGGCTGGAACTGGCCGGCGGTGGAGATGGATTTCTTTTATCTTAAAGGCATAGTGGAAAATATCCTGGCCAGGGTAAAAATCAAAGGCATCACCTGGGAAGCTGCAACTGCTTATCCCTTCCTCCATCCCGGCCGGGCGGCAACTATCAAGGCCGGGGAGTTAAGCCTGGGATTCTTAGGCGAACTGCACCCGGACGTCCTGGCGGCTTTTGATTTACCATCAAGGGCCTGTGTCTTCGAGCTGGACTGGGACCAGGCAGGTACCCTGAACCAGAGGCAATTAGGTTACGAGCCTTTACCCCGTTTCCCGGCCGTGGAAAGGGACCTGGCGGTGGTGGTAGGGGATAATCTCCCGGCGGCAGCGGTAGAAGAAGTTATCAAGGAGGCAGGCGGCGACCTGCTCAAAAGCTGTACCCTCTTTGATGTCTACCAGGGGGCTCCCATCCCTGAAGGTTACAAAAGCCTGGCCTATACCCTGGTTTACCAGCTGCCGGACCGGACCCTGACGGATGCTGAGGTCAATGCCGCCCAGGGAAGGATACAAAAAGCCCTGGAGGAACGCCTGGGCGCCACCCTGCGAGCATAA
- a CDS encoding PHP domain-containing protein has protein sequence MTNLELAWALTEMGDLLELKGEEPFKVRAYHRAARALENLEEEAAALYARDALEEIPGVGKNLAKKIAELLTTGRSAFLENLRREVPPGLREMLAIPGLGSRSIRQIYQGLGITTLEELETAAQEKRIRTLPGMGSKTELAILRGVEMLKEVREQVPVGVARPLALLLRDQILAIPGVERVAIAGSVRRGCEMVGDVDLVVAVQPGNQVADVMPRYPQVKEVLASEPDRLSLRTTLGVKIEIILVPPEDFAATLFYATGSKAHRRRLISLAASRGLGVADLGLATPRWLAEEKAVLAAGQEGTAGEGEDAAGETGGLQIGAVGQEAPPAMVGRPAREDQPAEPFFYQRLGLPYIVPELREDRGEIEAALRGELPRLITLADIRGDLHMHSRYSDGVATIAAMAAAAQARGYQYIAITDHSRSLVVARGLSVEQLKAQREEIVRLKEELAGITILAGIEVDILADGRLDYEDDVLKEFDLVIASIHSGFRQEEEQVMTRLEAALRHPYVDILGHPTGRMLGRRRPYAVDVTRIIKLAAETGTILEINASPDRLDLNDTAARLAKEYGVPIAINTDAHDPNRLADMEYGVLTARRGWLEPENVVNTWELERLLARLKRNRGNCIKQ, from the coding sequence TTGACCAACCTGGAGCTTGCCTGGGCCTTGACGGAAATGGGCGACTTGCTGGAATTAAAGGGGGAAGAACCCTTTAAAGTGCGCGCCTATCACCGCGCCGCCCGGGCCCTGGAAAACCTGGAAGAAGAGGCGGCCGCCCTTTATGCCCGGGATGCCCTGGAAGAGATTCCCGGGGTGGGCAAGAACCTGGCCAAAAAAATCGCCGAGCTGTTAACTACGGGCCGGTCTGCCTTCCTTGAGAATTTACGCCGGGAAGTACCGCCGGGCTTGAGGGAAATGCTGGCCATCCCCGGCCTGGGCAGTCGTTCCATACGCCAGATTTACCAGGGCCTGGGCATTACGACCCTGGAAGAGCTGGAGACGGCGGCCCAGGAGAAGCGCATCAGGACCCTGCCCGGCATGGGCAGCAAGACGGAACTGGCCATCCTACGGGGCGTGGAAATGTTAAAGGAAGTAAGGGAGCAGGTGCCCGTGGGGGTAGCCCGGCCCCTGGCTTTGCTCTTGCGGGACCAGATCCTGGCTATACCAGGGGTTGAGAGGGTGGCCATAGCCGGCAGCGTCCGGCGCGGTTGCGAGATGGTGGGCGATGTTGACCTGGTGGTAGCCGTGCAGCCCGGTAACCAGGTAGCAGACGTCATGCCCCGGTACCCCCAGGTGAAGGAAGTGCTGGCCAGCGAGCCGGACCGCCTTTCCTTGCGGACAACCCTGGGCGTGAAGATTGAAATCATCCTGGTTCCACCGGAGGACTTTGCGGCTACCCTGTTTTATGCCACGGGTTCAAAGGCCCACCGCCGGCGGCTAATAAGCCTGGCCGCCAGCCGCGGCCTGGGTGTGGCTGATCTGGGCCTTGCTACCCCGCGCTGGCTGGCCGAAGAGAAGGCTGTCCTGGCCGCAGGCCAGGAGGGTACTGCCGGAGAGGGGGAAGATGCTGCGGGAGAGACGGGGGGGCTGCAAATAGGCGCGGTCGGGCAGGAAGCTCCTCCTGCCATGGTGGGCCGGCCTGCCAGGGAGGACCAGCCTGCAGAACCCTTTTTTTACCAGCGCCTGGGTTTGCCTTACATTGTGCCGGAGTTGCGCGAGGACCGCGGGGAAATAGAAGCCGCCCTGAGGGGTGAGCTACCCCGCTTAATTACCCTGGCGGATATCCGCGGCGACCTCCATATGCACAGCCGCTACAGCGACGGGGTGGCAACCATTGCCGCCATGGCTGCGGCGGCGCAGGCCAGGGGGTACCAGTATATCGCCATTACCGATCACTCCCGCTCCCTGGTGGTGGCCAGGGGCCTGAGCGTCGAGCAGTTAAAGGCCCAGCGCGAGGAGATTGTCCGGCTGAAGGAAGAACTGGCAGGTATTACCATCCTGGCCGGCATTGAAGTCGACATCCTGGCCGACGGCCGCCTGGATTATGAAGACGACGTTTTAAAGGAATTCGACCTGGTCATCGCCTCGATCCATTCCGGCTTCCGCCAGGAAGAGGAGCAGGTGATGACCCGGCTGGAGGCGGCCCTGCGCCATCCTTATGTGGATATCCTGGGGCACCCTACCGGCCGCATGCTGGGCCGGCGCCGGCCCTACGCAGTAGATGTAACCAGGATTATTAAGCTGGCAGCGGAGACGGGTACCATCCTGGAGATCAATGCCAGCCCCGACCGGCTGGATTTAAATGATACGGCGGCCCGCCTGGCTAAAGAATACGGTGTGCCCATAGCTATAAATACCGACGCCCATGACCCTAACCGCCTGGCCGACATGGAATACGGCGTGCTTACCGCCCGGCGCGGCTGGCTGGAACCGGAGAATGTGGTCAACACCTGGGAACTGGAACGGTTGCTGGCCAGGCTGAAGCGGAACCGGGGCAACTGCATAAAACAATGA